The following are from one region of the Sphingobium sp. MI1205 genome:
- a CDS encoding TonB-dependent receptor, with protein MTNDILRAALVAGTAMAAIMAQNAAAEENSAAVPAVSAEAVAVDEAEAIVVNGSPIRESLEASLLVQREADNVVNAITADDAGRFPDQTVAAALARLPGIGVQRDQGQERYVQVRGAPTRWTVVSFDGVNVLGAEERIFRFDSVPAALISTVELNKTLLPDMPAEALAGRVNIKTFSALDKPGFHGYLDLGYGFVDLGNGPQEQAAGRLSYGSNVFGITVAASHSQFEQQTDNSEPRYDAAGALRELRNAKYIIEREINSLSGKIEFRPADGHHISATSLYTEFLDHEQRNQYTFTFTGADRTGTSGTTVDANVTGAFEQGEYKTSTFVNILHGDHDFGRLRANWDAAYVETESKIDLPIISQSSTTAALRPDVTYSTGKYNLPVLTVTNANGSSGALDQFAFDRETLTAYVMGSKTKSYTGKADFDYDVSDAIIVSFGGQYDDRKSVDPGALALLRPDGTSGSFAMRDVAAALGLPWTPGAFVTGTPVDEDLDRGYVFNYLNNKGMRQQLDALIAGAREANAAGGTFAVPSRNPALANTVKERIIAGYASVSWKTDDLSIVAGARVENTKIRSTGTAGVGGALAPVAVSSDYTFVYPSLHLNYDATDELKLRASFVSGAARPSFVEQRATVTINDAAGIQSIIGGNPALKPERAFGVDASAEWYFGPASLLSVNGFYRKVKDTLFDTTAPVGDNRFDFGGVDRSGYIYSSTLNGGDGKLYGVEFAYNQPFTFLPAPFDGLGAQASLTLVDGDFELPSGRKVAFPGTSKRITNLSLFYEKDGFSARVGYQHRTKWLDDISVDATSDIYWASNERVDLSVRYELVQGFTLYADVVNLTNEPGIRYTGSDATPYEVELFGTRYLFGVKANF; from the coding sequence ATGACAAACGACATCTTGAGGGCGGCGCTTGTCGCCGGAACGGCCATGGCTGCGATCATGGCGCAAAATGCAGCGGCAGAAGAGAATAGTGCCGCCGTCCCAGCAGTATCGGCCGAGGCGGTGGCGGTGGATGAAGCGGAGGCGATCGTCGTCAACGGTTCCCCTATTCGCGAAAGCCTGGAAGCATCGCTCCTGGTGCAGCGGGAGGCGGACAATGTCGTCAACGCCATCACCGCCGACGATGCGGGCCGTTTCCCCGACCAGACCGTCGCTGCTGCGCTTGCCCGCCTCCCCGGCATCGGCGTGCAGCGTGACCAGGGTCAGGAACGCTATGTTCAGGTGCGGGGCGCGCCGACCCGCTGGACCGTCGTTTCGTTTGACGGCGTCAATGTGCTGGGCGCAGAGGAGCGCATCTTCCGCTTCGACTCCGTCCCGGCCGCGCTTATCAGCACGGTGGAACTCAACAAGACGTTGCTGCCGGACATGCCTGCCGAGGCGCTGGCGGGCCGGGTCAATATCAAGACCTTCTCCGCCCTCGATAAGCCAGGCTTCCATGGCTATCTCGACCTTGGCTATGGCTTTGTCGACCTGGGCAATGGGCCGCAGGAACAGGCGGCGGGCCGCTTAAGCTATGGCAGCAACGTCTTTGGCATCACGGTGGCCGCGTCTCACAGCCAGTTTGAACAGCAGACCGACAACAGCGAGCCGCGCTACGACGCCGCAGGTGCGCTGCGGGAGCTTCGCAATGCGAAATATATTATCGAGCGGGAGATCAACTCGCTTTCGGGCAAGATCGAATTCCGACCGGCCGATGGCCATCATATCAGCGCCACCAGCCTCTACACCGAATTTCTCGATCATGAGCAGCGCAACCAGTATACCTTCACCTTCACCGGCGCGGACCGCACCGGGACCAGCGGCACTACGGTGGACGCCAACGTAACGGGGGCGTTCGAACAAGGCGAATACAAGACGTCCACCTTCGTCAACATATTGCATGGCGATCATGATTTCGGTCGGCTGCGCGCGAACTGGGATGCCGCCTATGTCGAGACGGAGAGCAAGATCGACCTGCCGATCATCAGCCAGTCGTCGACCACTGCCGCGCTTCGCCCCGACGTCACATACAGCACGGGCAAATATAATCTTCCGGTCCTGACCGTCACCAACGCGAACGGCAGCAGCGGCGCGCTCGACCAATTCGCCTTCGACCGCGAAACGCTCACCGCCTATGTGATGGGCAGCAAGACCAAGAGCTATACCGGCAAGGCCGACTTTGACTATGATGTTTCGGATGCGATCATCGTCTCGTTCGGCGGTCAATATGACGATCGCAAGTCGGTCGATCCGGGCGCCCTGGCTCTGTTGCGACCCGATGGCACCAGCGGATCATTCGCCATGCGCGATGTGGCTGCCGCACTGGGCCTGCCCTGGACGCCCGGCGCCTTCGTTACCGGGACGCCCGTCGATGAAGATCTCGATCGTGGCTACGTCTTCAACTATCTGAACAACAAGGGGATGCGCCAGCAGCTCGACGCGCTGATCGCGGGCGCACGCGAAGCGAATGCGGCGGGCGGCACCTTCGCCGTGCCGAGCCGGAACCCTGCACTGGCGAATACGGTCAAGGAACGGATCATCGCCGGCTATGCGTCGGTGAGCTGGAAAACGGACGACCTGTCCATCGTCGCGGGCGCGCGGGTGGAAAATACGAAAATCCGCTCCACCGGCACGGCAGGAGTGGGCGGAGCCTTGGCCCCGGTGGCGGTCAGCAGCGATTACACCTTCGTCTATCCCAGCCTCCACCTTAACTATGACGCAACCGATGAACTCAAGTTGCGCGCCTCCTTCGTCAGCGGCGCGGCGCGGCCCAGCTTCGTCGAGCAGCGGGCGACCGTCACCATCAATGATGCGGCAGGCATCCAGTCCATCATCGGCGGCAATCCCGCGCTGAAGCCGGAACGGGCGTTCGGCGTCGATGCTTCGGCCGAGTGGTATTTTGGACCGGCTTCGTTGCTGTCGGTCAACGGCTTCTACCGCAAGGTCAAGGACACACTGTTCGACACCACAGCGCCGGTCGGAGACAACCGGTTCGACTTTGGCGGCGTGGACCGTTCGGGCTACATTTACAGCTCCACGCTGAATGGCGGCGACGGAAAACTCTACGGCGTCGAGTTCGCCTATAATCAGCCCTTCACCTTCCTCCCGGCGCCGTTCGATGGACTGGGGGCGCAGGCGAGCCTGACGTTGGTGGATGGCGATTTTGAACTGCCGTCCGGCCGAAAGGTAGCCTTCCCCGGCACGTCGAAGCGCATCACGAACCTGTCGCTATTCTATGAGAAGGACGGTTTTTCCGCGCGGGTGGGCTACCAGCACCGCACCAAATGGCTCGATGACATTTCGGTCGATGCCACGTCCGACATTTACTGGGCGAGCAACGAGCGGGTCGACCTGTCCGTCCGTTATGAACTGGTGCAGGGCTTCACGCTCTATGCCGATGTCGTCAACCTGACCAATGAGCCGGGGATCCGTTATACCGGCAGCGATGCCACGCCTTATGAAGTGGAATTGTTTGGCACGCGCTATCTGTTTGGCGTCAAAGCCAATTTCTAA
- a CDS encoding tyrosine-protein phosphatase, whose product MMKSVALAALLLGSAAASPMAAAEVPASPMVERIAPDRLKISWTGKNAVDVFMSDKADAPATASALVSAKDRDGVHEQAVKPGERAFFLLKDQQDGKAIRIAERVLPLEQGSNFRDIGGYPAAGGRYVKWGMIYRSGATPVLTKGDLKLIEGLHLGNMVDLRSSEERQLAPSRIVGVPYNAVGYSMTAITSAMKPSTGQALANGGALYRRMPDIMAPQFRVLFDRLLANRGALAYNCSAGQDRTGLATALILSALGVPRDVIIADYHLSTQYRRPEYETAPYDPAAFPDNAAARMFAQYKGTKPQPLKDADGKAFLSSALEEIDQRYGSVEAYLDKALGVSAVDVAALRATYTE is encoded by the coding sequence ATGATGAAGTCCGTTGCACTTGCGGCCCTTCTGCTCGGAAGTGCCGCAGCCTCCCCCATGGCTGCGGCGGAGGTGCCTGCAAGCCCGATGGTCGAGCGGATCGCGCCCGATCGTTTGAAGATCAGCTGGACCGGGAAAAACGCCGTCGATGTATTCATGTCCGACAAGGCGGATGCTCCGGCAACCGCATCGGCGCTGGTGTCTGCCAAGGACAGGGACGGCGTGCATGAGCAGGCGGTCAAGCCGGGCGAGCGCGCTTTCTTCCTGCTGAAGGATCAGCAGGACGGCAAGGCAATTCGCATCGCCGAGCGGGTGTTGCCGCTGGAGCAGGGTTCCAATTTCCGCGACATCGGCGGATATCCGGCGGCAGGCGGACGGTATGTGAAATGGGGCATGATCTATCGGTCCGGCGCTACGCCGGTGTTGACCAAGGGCGACCTCAAGCTCATCGAGGGCCTGCACCTTGGCAATATGGTTGACCTGCGGTCCAGCGAGGAGCGCCAACTCGCACCCAGCCGTATCGTCGGTGTGCCCTACAATGCGGTAGGCTATTCCATGACGGCGATCACCAGCGCGATGAAGCCCTCAACTGGCCAGGCATTGGCCAATGGCGGGGCGCTCTACCGCAGGATGCCCGACATAATGGCACCGCAGTTCCGCGTGCTGTTCGACCGCCTGCTCGCAAACCGGGGGGCGCTGGCTTATAACTGTTCGGCGGGGCAGGACCGCACCGGGCTGGCGACGGCGTTGATCCTGTCGGCCCTGGGCGTTCCGCGGGATGTCATCATTGCGGACTATCATCTGTCGACCCAATACCGCCGACCGGAATATGAAACCGCTCCGTATGATCCGGCGGCGTTCCCGGATAATGCCGCTGCCCGGATGTTCGCTCAGTATAAGGGCACGAAGCCCCAGCCGCTCAAGGATGCTGACGGCAAGGCGTTTTTGAGTTCGGCGCTAGAGGAAATCGACCAGCGTTACGGTTCTGTCGAAGCCTATCTCGACAAGGCATTGGGCGTCAGCGCAGTTGATGTGGCCGCGTTGCGTGCCACCTATACTGAGTGA
- the arr gene encoding NAD(+)--rifampin ADP-ribosyltransferase codes for MSATAGTFSQSFFHGTKADLKPGDLIVVGHQSNHAEAKPLSWVYFSGTLDAAIWGAELAAGSGRERIYVVEPTGPIEDDPNLTDKRFPGNPTLSYRSRDPLRVIAEVTQWQGHPPERLQEMKDGLARLKAEGADIID; via the coding sequence ATGTCAGCGACTGCCGGCACGTTTTCACAATCGTTCTTCCACGGAACAAAGGCCGATCTGAAACCCGGAGACCTGATCGTCGTCGGCCACCAGTCCAACCATGCCGAGGCCAAACCATTATCTTGGGTATATTTTTCTGGCACGCTGGATGCTGCGATCTGGGGCGCCGAACTGGCCGCCGGCAGTGGAAGAGAACGGATTTATGTCGTGGAGCCAACCGGGCCGATCGAGGACGACCCCAACCTGACGGACAAGAGGTTCCCTGGTAATCCGACATTGTCCTATCGCTCCCGCGACCCGCTGCGCGTCATTGCCGAAGTGACGCAGTGGCAAGGACACCCGCCTGAACGGCTACAGGAGATGAAGGACGGTCTCGCCCGTTTGAAGGCGGAGGGTGCCGACATCATCGATTAA